GCAAGCAATTCAAGAAACTTTGTAAAGGTATTAGTTGTACATCATCTTGCTAAAATATAAAATAACAAGAAAGGCTTAACTTTGAGCCAAGTAACAAGCTGATAATCTGAAGGGGCAAAACAGGTATTTCGAGATGAATCTAGTGATGATGATCTTGAACATAGCGTAACCCGCAGTACTTGCACACAGCTGGCTCGTTCTTACCGAGGCATATGAACTCTATGGGATGGCCTAGTGCAGGATTGGTGTCTGCAATCATTAAAAACAGTAAACAAAATTTGGTAACCCCAAATCAATAGAATATGTTAGTGATTAGACCAGATTGTTTCCAATATACTACTGATGCTATATGgaggtggcaattttgacccatttacaagTGAACAAGTCCATTTGGTAATGTTTATGGGTCAAACAAGCCGAAATTCATCCAAAGACCACTTTTACTACGTACTTCTATCGATTGGAGGAATTGTTTTCTACTCATAATTAACGTGTTAACCATTTGTTACAATAAATTCAAATGGACAAAAGTGTTTGGAAGTCAACCCAACCCAGCATGTCTCTTATTAACCCAAACCGAACCTCCAGGTGTTGGTGTATTGGTGATGACCCGACTTCCCCCATAAGACAGGTCAAGGGTTCGATCCCCATGAGTTGCAAAATATTGACCTGACTTCCCCATAAGGGAGGAGGTCAGGGGTTCAACCTCCATGAGCTGCAAAATATATTCCTTGAGGTTACCCGCCCATTTCATGGGCCTCGGAGGTTGCGGACGTCTTGCGTTCGAGTCTCATCCGAGGGGGTTATACCACACGCGATGCCCGTATGGATTTGTCGTTGGGGTTTCCTCCTGAGGGGCGGTAGGATTGTAATGTTCGTACCAGGAAATAATCGGGTGGTGGGTTCCGACATCGCATTCGGATCCCCGACAGTGACTGCCGTTCATAAAAAAAAATCAACCCTAACCATACTCAATGCCAACCGGCTAGACCCACCGATATATATTGCTACATTCAAATTCAATGTTATATAAGAACTGGGAATGAGGTACAGACCTCCTTCACAAGCTGCCGTTCTGCCTTCAACTTTGATGGGTGGGACTTCATTGATCAACTCCATTGGAGATTTCTTGGTTGTGTCCTGTCAATCACAAATAATGAATCAAGGATGTATACATCAACACAATACAACAGCCTCTCATAttgaacataaaaaaaaaaaagatttaaagCCGACATACACAGAcgcattgtgtgtgtgtgtgtgtgtgtgtgtgtgtgtgtgtgtgtgtgtgtgtttgattaAGGTGTGTAACAAAAAGAAGCATAATGCTGATAATTGCAAGGAAGCTCACAATATGCCCCAACGTAAAATTTGTCACACGACAACTAGATATAAAAAACAGTCTCAAATTGACTGCCTTATAAATGGGGAAGTTTCACTATATTTTCATTATTGAATTTAACATACACTAGAAAAAACATAATCAAAACTACTTCACGTTAGCAAATGTACATTTAGATTTACAATTTCAAAATGAGACAAACACACAATCCCTCTTGGTTGCAAACTCTGATGCATAGTGTAAAATAAGGTCAAAATCGTAACACGTGTAAACTAATTCAAccgaataacaacaacaacaaacaacaaaacccaatcccgcGCCTGCGGGGTATggaggaggtaagatgtagacaatccttcctctaccctaaactagaagagaagtcgtttcctTTACCACGAGTCGAGAAAAGGAATTCTCCACCCATAGGAAAGggaaattcatccccctctctactccagggtagagagattgcttccgtgaggacctccggctaaaaagaaattttttttttttttaaaagataagttaaaaaaataaataaataaataaataaataaataaaatagaaaaataaaaataaataaataaaaatatagataaaaaaaaaaaaaaaaaaaaaaaaaaagggagacgccatgaaaatggtagaatcaaattttcatgggtttaaagCACGCATGAgaaatcaatttaggctctgagcggcagtcaagacgccactaaaacggcgcttgtcgttgcctcaataaaaatagccaaaagaccttgtggacagcaactcgagggcatgccgggtggaagttgttgcgcaagcaaagagccaaccacccttaGCAAACCAAAAACCATAGGACTAAAAAACACCTAAACCCATAGGACTTAACTGGGTTAAGCCTAATCAAGAttctacaatttgataaatatatataacaatatgttGAATTTCTATCTACTATCAACTTGTTAAGCAACAAGATCAATTTTTTTAATCAAAACCAACTCACCAACTTGTAAAAAACCAAAAAGATCAAAGCTTTACACGAATTTGACTAACCTGCATCCATTTGGAGGTGTGGGTGGTGGTGATTTCACTATTAACAACGCCACTGAAGGGTCTTAAAGACACTGAAGAAGACGGAGGTTTTAGGGTTTTCAAGAATTGAGAATACATGCTAAACCCTTGTCTTACACCATTTAATGCCATTGAAATCAAATTTGCAATGAATGCTGTGAGTAATAAAAATAAGGGCAAATTGGCTAGAAAGGTAACATAAAAACTATTTTTTCCCGATAAAGGgtatattagtatttttttttttttttctcataaAGGAGTTTGATTTCAATTTAGTGCGGGTGTTTGATTTGAAAATGTTTGCAATTGAGGTAACGTGTGCCATGTGGaatcttaattttattatttattgcATTGATGTATATTCCAGGTCATTAAGAAAAGACTTTTTTTATGTGCATATTCCATGTGTATGTTTCATGGCCAACAACCATCACGATGAACTTCATCTTCTCCATTTAATTCTTCATCTTCCTCAAAATTAAAACACAATCTGATCCTCACAATCAAACTTCATATTCATCAAAAACACAAATTGAAACCTGAAGCTTCAAAATTAAAACacatttaaacttcatctttaatCTCCATATATTCTTCAAAACATAACCCTTTCATGTGAATTTTTCCGACCACACCTCATGACCACTTTGTGAACACTAAACAAAATAAATTACAAAATATCATAAAGGGCAAGACTTACTCCATCTTGAAATCCATGGTTTGCATCTGGGTTTGCAtcataaagtaaataaaaatcgAATTTGACCATAACAAAAGACAATTGATGTTTGCATCAGCGTAATTAAATCGATGGTTTTGGATCAACAATCACAACGAATTTATGATCTACAACAACCGGAACGATTACACGATTGATGGTTTCAGATATGAAGTAAATAAATTGGTTGTCGATCTACAACATTTGATGTTTTCATAGATGGTATGAATTAATATGAAGCAAATGGCTTACGATCTACAATAACCGACATAATTAAATATGGGTTTTACAAATTTGATGTTTGCTTCTAGATTTGTAAGTGTTATAAATTAATTTTGAACAAGTTCCTCTTTATAATTTTTATTAGATAGTAgattatactgattttgaacaattgGTGTTTGCATCTGTGTTGCATCGCTGTAATTAAATTGGTTGTTGAGATGGAATTAACTTGCATCGGCGTAATTAACGTCCATCTGGGTGTGCttgaaatgaaataacaataaaatcATCATTTTACAAATTAATAAAATGACATGGAAATGAGATGGAATTAACCAGTCATCAAATACATTAAATTAAAATTCCACGTGTCAAATATTACCTCAATTGCAACTATTTTCGAATCATACATCTTTCTTTTTATGCACTAAATTGAAATCAAACTCCTTTCTGGACAAAGAAAAAAATGATATACCCTTTATTAAGAAAAAGTGTCATTTATATTATTTTTTGGGCAATTTACCCTAAAAATAATAATAGGGTTCAGAGTTCTTGACCTGCGATTTCCCCTGTTTGTAACATCCGATCTGATACCAAATACCAGCACTTTGTGAATTGTTACATTCTGCATTTTTGCCCCTCTAAAGTTTATAAATTTCTCTTAAGACCCATTAACTTATTCGTACGTTGATATTAAGTCACATAAATTGATCCAAAGGGTAAGCACCTGTTATCATGTCGTTTCTTAGACCATATTTagagtgcgtttgataaaactgaatgatttagcgctgaatggttcagagcctctgaataaagtttgttctgaatgaaaataagctgtttgataatcattttaaatGAATGATATGAATtaagtaaaattaccttattaacgtgtAACATGAATATAACATACAATGTACATGTTGGTTAAACGTTCTGGATATGATTTGAAAAGAATATTACAGAAAaattaggctcttaatggttaagaaagtgtttcaactctgaatggttcagcactgaattctgaaccattcagcaccatatgtcattcagatgtcagaaacaaacacgctgaatgctgaatggttcagcattcagcgctgaatcattccattaaaaggcaaacaaacgcacccttaatCGGGTGTCATATACTCAAATTGAATTTCAGACCGAATTTAAATTCAAGAAAATTTGATTCTACTAGTTTTATGGCgccttaattttatatattattttatttttacttttaaaaaaaatctacttattggccggaggtccactcggaagcaatattTTTATCCGTCAAATAGGGAGAtgaatgactttctctactcttaagAGTGTTTTCACTCTCGGTGGAGAAATGACTTATTTTTATTATCGGATAggagaatgattgtctacatctcacctccctcatacaccactaATATGATATTAAGTGTTGTTGTTGTATGCTCAAAGTGGCGGTGGGGGTGAGCCAGGCCGCATATAGAATTAGGGGTGAGCATAATCGGATATTCGAAGTTTCAGATATCCGAAATTTCAGATAGTGAAACCggccatccgaaatccgaatctgaaattccgaatatccgaaatttcggacttGGATTTCGGATTATTTGAatatccaaaatatatatagtaaaTGCAACATGTACAAATGACAAACACAAAACACATAACAAGTCACATAAACCTAAGTTCAACATTCTGAATTTCGTGTTACAAAAGTTCAAAACACGATTAACACATCATCGTAAcaaacataacaaagtttaaaacaCGATTCACACATCATCGTAACACAAACATATCAAAGCTCAAAACGCGATTAACACATCATTTTAACAACATAACAATGTTGTTGATCTTTAATCATTTTATGCCAAGATGAAGATTAGATGAGGCCTGAGGGAAGATAGTGAACCACTAGGGTTTTGAGATGAACAAAGATTACGGTTTTAATTTTGGATCTAGGGTTTAATATTTTGTATATTGTAGCGATTGTTTCTACTTTTCTATCTATATCTTTGTTCTTTTtacttttaaaagttaaaatacctaAGGCCCATAAGCCATAACATGAGCCACATAACTATAGATATACAGGTGTATTTTGTTTCGGATATCGGataatccgaatatccgaaaaattTGAAAAATCAATCCGATATCCAAATCCAAAAATACGAATATCCAACTTTCAgatatccgaaaatccggatatccgaatTTTTGGATATTTTCGGATCGGGTTTTCAGATAATTCAGGTTGTAGATTCGAATACAGATATCATGCCCACCCCTATATAGTATAAGGGCTTGTTGTTTGAATTTTTTCATCTAATCAAGATGCAGCGCATTTTTACTCACGCAAATTTAACATTCACCTTTATTTACTTTCAATCAATGATATTGTCACGTCACCGTCAAAAAATCACTTATTTATTAAAAAGTGCATCATTTGCTTCCACGTCACAGTCAGGGTTAATGGTGACCTTAACGTTAAAAGATGAGCTTTTATCATATAAGGTAAAAGGTAGATAGATATAATATAGCATAGTGGTTGATTGCATAGTGATAAATATGAGATTAACTCGTATATTAACCATTGAAAGATAGCATAGTGGTTGATTGCATATACTTTCATGGCTTATAGCGGATGACAAGTTCTAACAATGGAGTGGTCTATCATTCTCAAGAGCTGTGTCCGAGAGAGAGACCGGCTAAAAATCGGGAACTAGTGAAGAATTGATCAACCATTATTAATTACCACAGGACGTTATAAGATTCAGGCTTGTTTAAGAGAGCCTAAACATATCATATGTTGCAAATGCTAAAAACCACCACCAATGATGCAAGTGTGGTGTAGTAAATTGATACATACTTCAGCTCGACCTGAAAAATGTGTTGCAAATTCGGTTCGGGTTTTTTCAATATAATCTTTTTTTTTGGATAGCgactgggatcacccgagggggactaaatcacccgttgcgatcatctcccgtttcgactatgccgatgcagcgataataaccccgccttcatcgctgtccgggaggaaaccttgaaacataTCCAAGGGCACGGCTGAGTAAAACCCCCCTACCCTTTTACCCTGGGAAATGCGTCATGGGTGGATAattcatggcagagatgaaattgtgtttttaatatgtagccaacgggggtcgaactcctgacctcccttaAAGGAGtcaggccaccaaccgctggaccacatcacaacttctttTTCAATATAATCTTGATTTAGTATTTAGTATTATCAACGGGTAACCGGATATTGAATACACTACCTCAAACTTTAGGTCCAATAATACACAATAAACTTTTGTAACATTGCTTCATAGCATACGTTGGTTGAAACATAATAACACACAATAAAATTTTGTAGCATTACTTCGTATCATGTGTTTGAACATAAACGAATTCCGCTACACATGCCAAAATTTAAGGCTGAATCATGTCTACTCCATACTAATTATCTTTCATTGTTTTTACCAATTAATGtattactagttaaagacccgcgaattcgcgggattctTTAAAGATTTTGTTATAGAAAAGTAGATTTTTTATGTAGATTAATTTTTACTCATTATTTGAAAAGTGATATGGAACTTGTAATAGCTTTAATGACCCGTAAAAATACGGGTTTTGTTAAAAATATGTctgaaagaataataataataagtgctgTATGATTTATATACAACACACATAGAAATTCTTTaattagcatttttttttttttttttttgaaaagccaacttATATTTCACAAAAGATTGATGATTTTGACCTTTTTATTACCATGTCCTAACTATCAATATTCTTTACAAATACAAATAAGTTAATTGCAATGTTGTAGATATACCACAACAAATATTCTCTGCTCAAACCATACATTTCTCACCTTTTTACCAAACTGTTAAAATTTTCATACTGTATCAACTATATTTGTCAACCATATCTACAGCAAGACTATTTTGGCCATTACAATAACAGGTCAAATGAATCCAAATCTCAAATCTATAAGCATTCCAATTGAACCACAATTTCCCATCCATTGATTTCAATCACTAAAATACTCATGTACATAAATCTTTTATATGAGATCCATAAAACAACTCACCCAATAAAAATTTATCTTGTTACCGAGTCATATAATTCTAACTACCACGACAATTTTTTAAAGACTTTTATCAACATTTAAACTCTATCCAACACAACAACCCACCCAATAAGTCATTCTCTAACCCAACATAGAGAAATACATAAAAAGGTTGTTGATCAATATAAAAAGCAATATAAGAAGCAAATGCTATTTTAATTCCAGTACATCTTACTAAGACCACcccctatggttagttacccgtccgttacccgctcattacccgtcattacccgtaatgaaccataggcacgagctagttacccgctttagttacccgCTTCCACCATGGATTTAACGGAAGTATGAAGGTTGGTTATAGTAATTGTGGGTCTCAATGGCTTTTTATtgtttggacttgatgctttattgcttgtacattGTATATTAAGAGGATTATTTTTTTAGCCATTATAGTGAGTGTTTAGTTATGGGTTAGTTAtagaatattggtgttgatgtggcggttatgtggaaggttaagaggatgaatagtttagttacgatagggagtggcctaagaATTGCTGATCTCATTTTATTCACttcatatataataaaataaataaaatactcaATTTTGCATAAGTCACACGTCAAATATCTTCTTTAACTGCAACTACCAATGCCATATGCTTTTTCATGGATAGAAATGGTATTAGCTGCAATATATCATCTTTAACTACAGCAACAAACGTAAGATGTAAAATTTTAAATAAAGTAAACTTGATTCTGGAAAGCTCTGTAGTTCCAAAAAAGGACTAAGAGATCTTATTTATTTAGCAACAATATTCATTGGTATCTCATAATCATCTGAAATAAAGTTTTAAAAGAAATACAATCAGTTTCTCTTAGATGCTTTAAAAATTGAAGTGTTGCATAATGAGCTAATTTTAAGTACACTAAAACTCCTCatcataaaaaaaaacaaaaaaaaaaatttaaaaattgaaATGTTGCATAATGAGCTAATTTTAAGTACACTAAAACTCCTcatcatgaaaaaaaaaaaaaaaaaaaaaaaaaaaactcctcaTCTAAACAACGAATTATGCTAAATATCAAACCCTACACGTCTAAACATCCATAAATCAAATAATTTCAGCAACTTTGTAACACACCATTATCCTAAGACACAATTTACCCACATTAAAACCCCAATTTAATCTTAGATTTATATAACAATAAAACCGAAATAATTACAGAGTAAATTGTAAAGCaccatttttttattatataaaaatgtaCACGAGAATAAGTAAATTATCATCTTATCATCTGTTTTTATGCTGACACGTAAACGCTCATATTCAAAAGTATGAAAAAGACGAGAA
This genomic window from Rutidosis leptorrhynchoides isolate AG116_Rl617_1_P2 chromosome 2, CSIRO_AGI_Rlap_v1, whole genome shotgun sequence contains:
- the LOC139892917 gene encoding NADH dehydrogenase [ubiquinone] iron-sulfur protein 6, mitochondrial-like, with product MALNGVRQGFSMYSQFLKTLKPPSSSVSLRPFSGVVNSEITTTHTSKWMQDTTKKSPMELINEVPPIKVEGRTAACEGDTNPALGHPIEFICLGKNEPAVCKYCGLRYVQDHHH